One genomic window of [Clostridium] scindens ATCC 35704 includes the following:
- a CDS encoding DHH family phosphoesterase: protein MSEKQKENGKVHLKGQLRLYMQWPAIMALLLVAMNIWIYRINRRAGSLMFIFVLIYIMMVGVLYLYSKSIIMKDLVEFAAQYGIVQNTLLKELAVPYAILLDDGKAIWMNNKFQEILGGKPKGESYISKYIPELNKNIFPKEVDDTVEMDVYYEDREYKAELRRVSVEGFSDMEQLLEMPMEKEYFIAVYLRDVTELNRYIKQAEEQRLIAGLIYIDNYDEVMSSVEEVRQSLLVALVDRKINQYIAKVDGIVKKMENDKYFIVFKKQYFKQLEEDKFSLLEDVKSVNIGNGIPATLSIGLGLSCDAYAQSYNYARVAIDLALARGGDQAVIKDGKGITYYGGKREQTSKNTRVKARVKAEALREFITVKDKIFVMGHKLTDVDALGAAIGIYRAAAALEKKAYIIINEVSASLRPLYESFERDPSYPDDLFLNSSQAIDLADENSMVVVVDTNRPQMTECEELLKKSKTIVVLDHHRQSSDNIDNALLSYIEPYASSACEMVSEVLQYIVDDIKIPKIEASSLYAGIMIDTNNFVNRTGVRTFEAAAFLRRCGADITLVRKMFRDDMESYRAKAEIISSAEVYLEKFAIARGENLHIESPTIIGAQAANELLDINEVKASFVLTEYNGKIYISARSIDEVNVQIIMERLGGGGHMNASGAQFNHTDMEEAVASLKQVINDMTEGGDI from the coding sequence ATGTCAGAAAAGCAAAAAGAGAATGGAAAAGTGCATTTGAAAGGACAATTAAGACTGTACATGCAGTGGCCAGCGATCATGGCGCTTCTGCTTGTGGCCATGAATATCTGGATCTACCGGATCAATCGTCGTGCCGGATCCCTGATGTTCATATTTGTCCTGATTTATATTATGATGGTGGGCGTTCTGTATCTGTACAGCAAGTCCATTATTATGAAAGACCTGGTAGAGTTTGCTGCCCAGTATGGGATCGTGCAGAATACGCTCCTTAAGGAACTGGCCGTACCCTATGCTATTCTGCTGGATGACGGGAAAGCTATCTGGATGAATAACAAGTTTCAGGAGATATTAGGGGGGAAGCCCAAAGGCGAATCCTATATCAGCAAATATATACCGGAATTGAATAAAAACATCTTCCCCAAGGAAGTTGATGATACGGTAGAGATGGATGTCTATTACGAGGACCGTGAGTATAAGGCAGAGCTTCGCAGGGTATCCGTGGAGGGATTCAGCGATATGGAACAACTGCTGGAGATGCCGATGGAGAAGGAATACTTTATCGCCGTATACTTAAGGGATGTAACGGAACTGAACCGGTATATCAAGCAGGCGGAAGAGCAGCGGTTGATTGCGGGCCTGATCTATATCGATAACTATGATGAGGTCATGAGCAGCGTGGAAGAGGTGCGACAGTCCCTTCTGGTGGCTTTGGTGGATCGGAAGATTAACCAGTATATCGCCAAGGTGGACGGCATCGTTAAGAAGATGGAGAATGATAAGTACTTCATCGTCTTTAAGAAGCAGTATTTTAAGCAGTTGGAGGAGGATAAGTTCTCCCTGCTTGAGGACGTGAAGTCCGTCAATATCGGAAATGGAATTCCAGCTACGCTTAGCATCGGCCTTGGCCTTAGTTGCGACGCCTATGCCCAGAGTTATAACTATGCCCGCGTGGCGATCGATCTGGCGCTGGCAAGAGGCGGAGACCAGGCGGTCATTAAGGATGGAAAAGGCATTACCTATTATGGAGGAAAGCGAGAGCAGACTTCCAAGAATACCCGCGTGAAGGCCCGGGTAAAGGCGGAAGCCTTGAGGGAGTTCATAACGGTCAAGGATAAGATATTCGTGATGGGCCATAAGCTTACGGATGTGGACGCGCTGGGGGCAGCCATCGGAATCTACCGCGCGGCGGCGGCTCTGGAGAAGAAGGCTTACATCATCATCAATGAGGTGTCCGCGTCCCTGCGCCCTCTGTATGAAAGTTTTGAGCGGGATCCGTCCTATCCGGACGATCTGTTCCTTAACTCGTCCCAGGCCATTGATCTTGCCGACGAGAATTCCATGGTGGTGGTAGTAGACACGAACCGCCCTCAGATGACGGAGTGCGAGGAACTTTTGAAGAAGTCCAAGACGATCGTGGTACTGGATCATCACAGGCAGAGCAGCGACAACATCGACAATGCGCTGCTGTCTTATATCGAGCCGTACGCATCCTCGGCCTGCGAGATGGTATCAGAGGTACTGCAGTATATTGTGGATGATATTAAGATTCCAAAGATTGAGGCCAGCAGCCTTTATGCCGGCATCATGATCGATACCAATAATTTCGTGAACCGTACAGGCGTGCGGACATTCGAGGCGGCAGCGTTCCTGCGCCGCTGCGGCGCGGACATCACGCTGGTCCGCAAGATGTTTCGGGATGATATGGAGTCCTACCGTGCCAAGGCTGAGATTATCAGCAGCGCGGAAGTTTATCTTGAGAAGTTTGCCATTGCAAGAGGCGAGAATCTTCATATAGAAAGCCCTACGATCATAGGGGCCCAGGCAGCTAATGAATTGCTGGATATTAATGAGGTCAAGGCAAGTTTTGTGCTGACGGAGTACAATGGAAAGATTTATATCAGCGCCCGCTCTATCGACGAGGTGAATGTCCAGATCATTATGGAGCGGCTCGGAGGCGGAGGCCATATGAACGCGTCAGGCGCGCAGTTCAATCATACTGACATGGAGGAAGCCGTGGCATCTTTGAAACAAGTAATCAACGATATGACAGAAGGAGGAGACATCTAG
- the rplI gene encoding 50S ribosomal protein L9, with amino-acid sequence MKVILTEDVKSLGKKGEIVEVSDGYARNFILKKKKGLEANSRNLNDLKLKKANEDKIAQEQYEAAKELGKEIEAGKIEVSIKTGEGGKAFGSVSSKEIAAEVKSQMELDIDKKKIQLKEPIKTLGTHTVSIRLHPKVTADLKVVVTEEA; translated from the coding sequence ATGAAGGTAATATTGACAGAAGACGTAAAATCCCTTGGAAAGAAGGGTGAAATCGTAGAGGTAAGCGACGGATACGCAAGAAACTTTATTTTAAAGAAGAAAAAGGGCCTGGAAGCCAATTCCAGGAATTTGAATGACCTGAAGCTTAAGAAGGCTAACGAAGACAAGATTGCCCAAGAGCAGTATGAAGCGGCAAAGGAATTGGGAAAAGAGATCGAAGCAGGAAAGATTGAAGTATCCATCAAGACGGGAGAGGGCGGCAAGGCATTTGGCTCTGTATCTTCCAAGGAAATCGCTGCGGAGGTTAAGTCACAGATGGAGCTTGATATTGACAAGAAAAAAATACAGTTGAAAGAGCCAATCAAGACGCTGGGAACGCATACGGTATCCATAAGGCTGCACCCGAAAGTTACGGCAGACCTTAAGGTGGTCGTGACGGAAGAGGCTTAG
- the dnaB gene encoding replicative DNA helicase — MEEALIKRVMPHSVEAEQSVVGAMLMDKDAITTASEIISGNDFYQSAYGIIFDSMVELFNESKPVDLITLQERLKEKDVPAEVASLEFVKDLVTAVPTSANVKYYAQIVADKSMMRKLIKLNEEIANTCYAGKESLEAVLEKTEKAVFDLLQKRNTGEYVPIKQVVLNALDRIEKASKNKGTVTGIPTGFIDLDYKLSGLQPSDLVLVAARPSMGKTAFVLNIAQYMAFKKDKGVAIFSLEMSKEQLVNRLFSLESQVDAQALRTGNMKDSDWEKLIEGAGIIGKSNLIIDDTPGISVSELRSKCRKYKLEHGLDIVIIDYLQLMTGSVGKNSESRQQEISEISRSLKGLARELNVPVVALSQLSRAVESRPDKRPMLSDLRESGAIEQDADVVMFIYRDEYYNKDSEFKKQAEIIIAKQRNGPVGTVNLAWLGEYTKFANLSRQE, encoded by the coding sequence ATGGAAGAGGCGCTCATTAAAAGAGTAATGCCACACAGCGTAGAGGCGGAGCAGTCCGTCGTAGGCGCGATGCTGATGGATAAGGATGCGATTACTACGGCGTCTGAGATTATCTCCGGCAACGACTTTTATCAGAGTGCCTATGGAATTATCTTTGATTCCATGGTGGAACTATTCAATGAAAGCAAGCCGGTGGATTTGATCACTCTGCAGGAGAGGCTGAAGGAGAAGGACGTCCCGGCAGAGGTCGCCAGCCTGGAATTCGTCAAGGATCTGGTGACTGCCGTGCCTACATCGGCGAATGTAAAGTACTATGCGCAGATTGTAGCGGACAAGTCTATGATGCGCAAGCTGATCAAGTTAAATGAAGAGATCGCGAATACCTGCTATGCGGGAAAGGAATCCCTGGAGGCAGTGCTTGAGAAGACAGAAAAAGCGGTGTTCGATCTGCTGCAGAAGCGCAACACAGGCGAATATGTTCCCATCAAGCAAGTCGTGCTCAATGCCCTGGACAGAATCGAGAAAGCATCCAAGAATAAGGGAACGGTTACCGGGATCCCTACCGGGTTCATTGATCTGGACTACAAGCTCTCGGGTCTGCAGCCCTCAGATCTGGTACTGGTGGCAGCCAGGCCGTCTATGGGAAAGACCGCGTTTGTCCTTAACATCGCCCAGTATATGGCGTTTAAGAAGGATAAAGGCGTCGCCATCTTCAGCCTTGAGATGTCAAAGGAGCAGCTGGTGAATCGTCTGTTCTCCCTGGAATCCCAGGTAGATGCCCAAGCCTTAAGGACCGGCAATATGAAGGATTCAGATTGGGAGAAACTGATAGAAGGCGCAGGAATCATCGGCAAATCCAACCTGATCATCGATGATACGCCGGGCATCTCGGTGTCTGAACTGCGATCCAAGTGCAGGAAGTATAAGCTGGAGCACGGGCTGGATATTGTCATCATCGATTACCTTCAGTTGATGACGGGAAGCGTGGGCAAGAATTCCGAGTCCAGACAGCAGGAGATCTCAGAGATCTCCCGTTCTTTAAAAGGACTGGCTAGAGAGTTGAATGTACCGGTGGTAGCGTTGTCTCAGCTTAGCCGTGCGGTGGAGTCCAGGCCGGATAAGCGGCCTATGCTGTCAGACTTGAGAGAGTCGGGAGCCATCGAACAGGACGCCGACGTGGTTATGTTTATCTACAGGGACGAGTATTATAATAAAGATTCAGAGTTTAAAAAGCAGGCGGAGATTATCATTGCAAAACAAAGAAACGGCCCTGTAGGGACCGTTAATCTGGCTTGGCTTGGCGAATATACGAAGTTTGCCAACCTAAGCAGGCAAGAATAA
- a CDS encoding DUF362 domain-containing protein yields the protein MAHVISDECVSCGACEAECPVGAISQGADHFEIDADACVDCGACAAQCPTGAISQG from the coding sequence ATGGCACACGTAATTAGTGATGAGTGCGTAAGCTGTGGAGCTTGCGAGGCAGAATGTCCAGTTGGAGCAATCTCTCAGGGAGCAGATCATTTCGAGATCGATGCTGACGCTTGTGTTGACTGTGGCGCTTGCGCTGCTCAGTGTCCTACAGGAGCAATTTCTCAGGGCTAG